In one Populus nigra chromosome 12, ddPopNigr1.1, whole genome shotgun sequence genomic region, the following are encoded:
- the LOC133669610 gene encoding uncharacterized protein LOC133669610, whose product MEYINHTHVEVNGLKLHVAEIGTGTKVVLFLHGFPQIWYTWRYQMIAVAKAGYRAIAYDFRGYGLSELPAEPEKGGFIDLVEDTIALLDTLGISKAFLIGTDLGSVPAYMVAVLYPERVSGVVSLGIPFMLPGPSSVRTDLMSEGFYCNRWKEPGRAEADFGRFDIKTVVRNIYILFSGKEPPTAKENQEIMDLVDPSTPLPPWFSEEDLAVYASLYEKSGFRYPLQVPYRTIGIDCCGITNPKVLAPTLLIMGEKDYVLGFPGMVDYIKSDLLKHIVPDLDSVFLEEGNHFVHEKLPEQVNEIMINFLNKHSK is encoded by the exons ATGGAATATATCAACCACACACATGTGGAAGTAAATGGGCTAAAACTACATGTGGCAGAGATTGGCACTG GTACTAAGGTTGTGTTGTTCCTGCATGGATTCCCACAAATATGGTACACATGGAGGTATCAAATGATTGCTGTTGCGAAAGCTGGATATAGAGCAATAGCCTATGATTTTAGGGGCTATGGACTCTCAGAGCTTCCTGCTGAACCTGAGAAAGGGGGCTTCATTGACCTTGTTGAGGATACCATTGCCCTTCTTGACACTCTTGGCATCAGTAAG GCTTTTCTCATCGGGACGGACTTGGGATCAGTTCCAGCATACATGGTAGCTGTTCTCTACCCAGAAAGGGTTTCCGGTGTGGTATCTCTAGGTATTCCTTTCATGCTACCAGGTCCCAGTAGTGTCCGAACTGATCTGATGTCTGAAGGTTTCTACTGCAATAGGTGGAAG GAGCCAGGCAGAGCTGAAGCAGATTTCGGGCGCTTCGATATTAAGACAGTGGTAAGAAACATTTACATTCTTTTCTCTGGAAAGGAACCACCAACAGCTAAAGAGAACCAAGAGATCATGGACTTGGTTGACCCATCAACTCCTCTACCACCATGGTTCTCTGAAGAAGATCTTGCAGTTTATGCATCCTTGTACGAGAAGTCTGGATTTCGGTATCCATTGCAGGTTCCATATAG GACTATAGGCATAGATTGCTGTGGAATAACTAATCCAAAAGTTTTGGCACCAACATTGCTGATTATGGGTGAGAAGGACTATGTGCTTGGTTTCCCGGGTATGGTAGACTACATAAAGAGTGACCTTCTGAAGCATATAGTTCCAGATTTGGACAGTGTCTTTCTGGAAGAAGGGAACCATTTTGTTCATGAGAAACTTCCAGAGCAGGTGAATGAGATAATGATCAACTTCCTCAACAAACATAGCAAGTAA
- the LOC133669611 gene encoding uncharacterized protein LOC133669611, which translates to MEHISHTHVEVNGLKLHVAEIGTGPKVVLFLHGFPQIWYTWRYQMIAVAKAGYRAIAYDFRGYGLSELPAEPEKGGFIDLVEDTIALLDTLGISKAFLVGTDLGSFPAYMIAVLYPERVTSLVSLGVPFRLPGPSDDIDLMPEGFYCKRWQEQGRAEADFGRFDVKTVIKNIYILFSGTKPPTAREDQEIMDMVDPSTPLPPWLSEEDLAVYASLYEKSGFRYPLQVPYRTLGIDCCGITNPKVVAPTLLIMGEKDYALSFPGIADYIKSDILKHRVPDLETVFVEEGNHFVHEKLPEQVNELMINFLKKHSN; encoded by the exons ATGGAACATATCAGCCACACACATGTGGAAGTAAATGGGCTAAAACTACATGTGGCAGAGATTGGCACTG GTCCTAAGGTTGTGTTGTTCCTGCATGGATTCCCACAAATATGGTACACATGGAGGTATCAAATGATTGCTGTTGCGAAAGCTGGATATAGAGCAATAGCGTATGATTTTAGGGGCTATGGACTCTCGGAGCTTCCAGCTGAACCTGAGAAAGGGGGCTTCATTGACCTTGTTGAGGATACCATTGCCCTTCTTGACACTCTTGGCATCAGTAAG GCCTTTCTAGTCGGTACAGACCTGGGATCATTTCCAGCATACATGATAGCTGTTCTTTACCCGGAGAGGGTTACCAGTTTAGTATCACTAGGTGTTCCATTCAGGCTACCAGGGCCCAGTGATGACATTGATCTGATGCCCGAAGGTTTCTACTGCAAAAGGTGGCAG GAGCAAGGCAGAGCTGAAGCAGATTTCGGGCGCTTTGATGTTAAGACAGTGATAAAAAACATCTACATTCTCTTCTCTGGAACTAAACCACCAACAGCTAGAGAGGACCAGGAGATCATGGACATGGTTGACCCGTCTACTCCTCTACCACCATGGCTCTCTGAAGAAGATCTTGCAGTCTATGCATCCTTGTACGAGAAGTCTGGATTTCGCTATCCATTGCAGGTTCCATACAG GACTTTAGGCATAGATTGCTGTGGAATAACTAATCCAAAAGTTGTAGCACCAACGTTGCTGATTATGGGGGAGAAGGACTATGCTCTTAGTTTCCCGGGCATTGCAGACTACATAAAGAGTGACATACTAAAGCATAGAGTTCCAGATTTGGAAACCGTCTTTGTAGAAGAAGGGAACCATTTTGTTCATGAGAAACTTCCAGAGCAGGTGAATGAGTTAATGATCAACTTCCTCAAAAAACATAGCAACTAA
- the LOC133669243 gene encoding probable polyol transporter 4 isoform X2: protein MSGAIIFIQEDLKITEVQEEVLIGCLSILSLFGSLAGGRTSDIIGRKWTMALAAIIFQTGAATMTLAPSFEVLIIGRFLAGIGIGFGVMIAPIYIAEISPSVTRGSLTSFPEIFINLGILLGYVSNFAFSGLPEHISWRVMLGVGILPSFFIGAALFIIPESPRWLVMKNRVEEARTVLLKTIDNEAEVEERLAEILLAAGTGSAEKYEEKAVWREMLSPSPSLRRMLITGFGIQCFQQITGIDATVYYSPEIFQGAGIQDKSKLLAATVAVGVSKTAFILVAIFLIDRLGRKPLLYVSTIGMTICLFSIGVTLTFIGQGQVGIAMAILFVCSNVAFFSVGIGPVCWVLTSEIFPLRLRAQAAALGAVGNRVCSGLVAMSFLSVTRAISVGGTFFVFSGISAISVLFVYALVPETKGKSLEQIELLFKDEHEWQGSEVELGDVVHLVQKQ from the coding sequence ATGAGTGGAGCAATCATATTCATTCAAGAAGATCTAAAGATAACTGAGGTACAGGAAGAAGTACTTATTGGGTGTTTAAGCATTCTTTCACTTTTTGGTAGTTTAGCTGGTGGAAGAACATCGGATATTATTGGTAGGAAATGGACAATGGCTTTAGCAGCCATTATCTTTCAAACAGGTGCAGCTACAATGACACTTGCTCCTTCTTTCGAAGTGTTAATAATAGGAAGATTTTTGGCTGGTATTGGAATAGGGTTTGGTGTCATGATTGCCCCAATCTATATTGCTGAGATATCACCAAGTGTTACTAGAGGTTCTCTTACCTCCTTCCCAGAGATTTTCATAAACCTCGGGATATTACTCGGTTATGTCTCGAACTTTGCATTTTCAGGTCTTCCAGAACATATAAGCTGGAGGGTAATGCTTGGCGTCGGAATTCTCCCCTCATTCTTCATTGGAGCTGCACTCTTCATAATCCCAGAGTCACCAAGGTGGTTGGtcatgaaaaaccgagttgAAGAAGCAAGAACAGTGCTGTTAAAGACAATTGACAATGAGGCAGAAGTGGAGGAGAGACTTGCAGAAATCTTACTAGCTGCTGGAACTGGTTCAGCTGAGAAGTATGAAGAGAAAGCTGTGTGGCGTGAAATGTTGAGCCCTTCACCTTCTCTTCGCCGAATGCTGATCACTGGTTTTGGAATCCAGTGCTTCCAACAGATCACCGGAATAGATGCAACTGTTTACTATAGCCCTGAAATCTTCCAAGGAGCTGGTATTCAGGATAAGTCAAAGCTTCTTGCTGCAACCGTTGCTGTAGGTGTTTCGAAAACCGCTTTTATATTGGTTGCCATATTTCTCATTGACAGACTTGGGAGAAAACCTTTGCTTTATGTAAGTACAATTGGGATGACTATTTGTTTGTTCAGCATTGGTGTTACTCTCACTTTTATTGGGCAAGGGCAGGTTGGGATTGCAATGgcaattctttttgtttgttcaaATGTTGCATTCTTTTCGGTGGGAATTGGCCCTGTTTGCTGGGTCTTGACATCAGAAATTTTCCCTCTAAGGCTACGCGCTCAAGCGGCTGCACTTGGTGCAGTAGGGAATAGGGTGTGCAGTGGCTTGGTTGCCATGTCTTTCCTCTCCGTTACCCGTGCAATTTCTGTTGGTGGAACATTCTTTGTCTTTTCTGGAATTTCAGCTATTTCAGTCCTTTTTGTTTACGCACTTGTTCCAGAGACGAAAGGGAAGTCATTGGAGCAGATTGAACTTCTATTTAAGGATGAGCATGAATGGCAAGGAAGTGAAGTAGAGCTTGGAGATGTCGTGCATCTCGTGCAGAAACAATGA
- the LOC133669243 gene encoding probable polyol transporter 4 isoform X1, whose protein sequence is MGLVGVQENGNGEVGLSIGTKNKYRRMDSEVTEDFDDGSHHHHQEKRSSSTRKYVLACAIFASLNSVLLGYDVGVMSGAIIFIQEDLKITEVQEEVLIGCLSILSLFGSLAGGRTSDIIGRKWTMALAAIIFQTGAATMTLAPSFEVLIIGRFLAGIGIGFGVMIAPIYIAEISPSVTRGSLTSFPEIFINLGILLGYVSNFAFSGLPEHISWRVMLGVGILPSFFIGAALFIIPESPRWLVMKNRVEEARTVLLKTIDNEAEVEERLAEILLAAGTGSAEKYEEKAVWREMLSPSPSLRRMLITGFGIQCFQQITGIDATVYYSPEIFQGAGIQDKSKLLAATVAVGVSKTAFILVAIFLIDRLGRKPLLYVSTIGMTICLFSIGVTLTFIGQGQVGIAMAILFVCSNVAFFSVGIGPVCWVLTSEIFPLRLRAQAAALGAVGNRVCSGLVAMSFLSVTRAISVGGTFFVFSGISAISVLFVYALVPETKGKSLEQIELLFKDEHEWQGSEVELGDVVHLVQKQ, encoded by the exons atgggATTGGTTGGTGTCCAAGAAAATGGGAATGGAGAGGTTGGTTTGTCTATTGGAACCAAGAATAAGTACAGGAGAATGGATTCTGAAGTTACAGAGGATTTTGATGATGgttcacatcatcatcatcaagaaAAGAGGAGTAGCAGTACTAGAAAATATGTTCTTGCTTGTGCCATTTTTGCATCCCTCAATTCTGTTCTTCTTGGCTATG ATGTCGGTGTCATGAGTGGAGCAATCATATTCATTCAAGAAGATCTAAAGATAACTGAGGTACAGGAAGAAGTACTTATTGGGTGTTTAAGCATTCTTTCACTTTTTGGTAGTTTAGCTGGTGGAAGAACATCGGATATTATTGGTAGGAAATGGACAATGGCTTTAGCAGCCATTATCTTTCAAACAGGTGCAGCTACAATGACACTTGCTCCTTCTTTCGAAGTGTTAATAATAGGAAGATTTTTGGCTGGTATTGGAATAGGGTTTGGTGTCATGATTGCCCCAATCTATATTGCTGAGATATCACCAAGTGTTACTAGAGGTTCTCTTACCTCCTTCCCAGAGATTTTCATAAACCTCGGGATATTACTCGGTTATGTCTCGAACTTTGCATTTTCAGGTCTTCCAGAACATATAAGCTGGAGGGTAATGCTTGGCGTCGGAATTCTCCCCTCATTCTTCATTGGAGCTGCACTCTTCATAATCCCAGAGTCACCAAGGTGGTTGGtcatgaaaaaccgagttgAAGAAGCAAGAACAGTGCTGTTAAAGACAATTGACAATGAGGCAGAAGTGGAGGAGAGACTTGCAGAAATCTTACTAGCTGCTGGAACTGGTTCAGCTGAGAAGTATGAAGAGAAAGCTGTGTGGCGTGAAATGTTGAGCCCTTCACCTTCTCTTCGCCGAATGCTGATCACTGGTTTTGGAATCCAGTGCTTCCAACAGATCACCGGAATAGATGCAACTGTTTACTATAGCCCTGAAATCTTCCAAGGAGCTGGTATTCAGGATAAGTCAAAGCTTCTTGCTGCAACCGTTGCTGTAGGTGTTTCGAAAACCGCTTTTATATTGGTTGCCATATTTCTCATTGACAGACTTGGGAGAAAACCTTTGCTTTATGTAAGTACAATTGGGATGACTATTTGTTTGTTCAGCATTGGTGTTACTCTCACTTTTATTGGGCAAGGGCAGGTTGGGATTGCAATGgcaattctttttgtttgttcaaATGTTGCATTCTTTTCGGTGGGAATTGGCCCTGTTTGCTGGGTCTTGACATCAGAAATTTTCCCTCTAAGGCTACGCGCTCAAGCGGCTGCACTTGGTGCAGTAGGGAATAGGGTGTGCAGTGGCTTGGTTGCCATGTCTTTCCTCTCCGTTACCCGTGCAATTTCTGTTGGTGGAACATTCTTTGTCTTTTCTGGAATTTCAGCTATTTCAGTCCTTTTTGTTTACGCACTTGTTCCAGAGACGAAAGGGAAGTCATTGGAGCAGATTGAACTTCTATTTAAGGATGAGCATGAATGGCAAGGAAGTGAAGTAGAGCTTGGAGATGTCGTGCATCTCGTGCAGAAACAATGA
- the LOC133670073 gene encoding protein STABILIZED1, which produces MVFIRTPTSTNKTLYIHTNPTSTTLHALKHQIQLQTQIPISKQNLLLPKIFQNPNTLLLSQLDITNNTTLTLHIPLLGGMQAPVAPKSRLDFLNSKPPANYVAGLGRGATGFTTRSDIGPARAAPDLPDRNAGAAAAGPGGGAGRGKGGKGGEDEDEDESEEKGYDENQKFDEFEGNDVGLFASAEYDEDDREADAVWEEIDKRMDSRRKDRREARLKEEIEKYRASNPKITEQFADLKRKLVTLSAEEWETIPDIGDYSLRNKKKRFESFVPVPDTLLEKARQEQEHVTALDPKSRAAGGAETPWGQTPVTDLTAVGEGRGTVLSLKLDRLSDSVSGLTVVDPKGYLTDLKSMKITSDAEISDIKKARLLLKSVTQTNPKHPPGWIAAARLEEVAGKIQAARLLIQKGCEECPTNEDVWLEACRLSNPDEAKGVIAKGVKRIPNSVKLWMQAAKLENDDFTKRKVLLKGLEHIPDSVRLWKAAVELCNEEDARTLLGRAVECCPLHVELWLAFARLETYENARKVLNRAREKLPKEPAIWITAAKLEEANGNTPMVGKLIERGIRALQREGVVIDREEWMKEAEAAERAGSVATCQAIIKNTIGIGVEEEDRKRTWVADAEECKKRGSIETARAIYAHALTVFLTKKSIWLKAAQLEKSHGTRESLDALLRKAVTYRPQAEVLWLMGAKEKWLAGDVPSARAILQEAYAAIPNSEEIWLAAFKLEFENHEPERARMLLAKARERGGTERVWMKSAIVERELGNIEEERKLLDEGLQRFPSFFKLWLMLGQLEERLGNLDKAKEIYEAGLKSCPSHVPLWLSLANLEEKTNGLSKARAVLTMARKKNPKNPELWLAAIRAESRHGNNKEADNLMAKALQECPTSGILWAASIEMAPRAQHKSKSADAIKKCSPHDPHVTTAVAKLFWRERKVDKARSWLNRAVTLAPDIGDFWAYYYKFELQHGTEEDQKDVLKRCIAAEPKHGEKWQTISKAVENSHQPTEAILKKVVVVLGKEESASENNDH; this is translated from the coding sequence atgGTTTTCATAAGAACCCCAACAAGCACCAACAAAACCCTATACATTCACACAAACCCTACCAGCACAACCCTTCATGCCCTCAAACACCAAATTCAACTCCAAACCCAAATCCCAATCTCTAAACAAAACCTTCTTCTTCCGAAGATTTTCCAAAATCCAAACACTCTTTTGCTTTCTCAGCTTgacattaccaataacacaacCCTAACCCTTCACATCCCTTTACTTGGGGGGATGCAAGCTCCGGTCGCACCGAAATCCCGACTGGATTTTTTAAATTCGAAGCCTCCAGCTAATTATGTTGCGGGGTTAGGGCGTGGTGCTACTGGTTTTACTACTCGTTCTGATATTGGTCCGGCACGGGCTGCACCGGATTTGCCTGATAGGAATGCCGGGGCGGCAGCTGCGGGGCCAGGGGGTGGTGCGGGGCGGGGGAAAGGGGGGAAAGGAGGGGAAGACGAGGATGAGGACGAGAGTGAGGAAAAAGGTTATGATGAGAATCAGAAGTTTGATGAGTTTGAAGGAAATGATGTGGGGTTGTTTGCTTCTGCGGAGTATGATGAGGACGATAGGGAGGCAGATGCAGTGTGGGAGGAGATTGATAAGAGGATGGATTCGAGGAGGAAGGATAGAAGGGAAGCTAGGTTAAAGGAGGAAATTGAAAAGTATAGGGCTTCGAATCCGAAGATTACTGAGCAGTTTGCTGATTTGAAGAGGAAGTTAGTAACATTGTCTGCCGAAGAGTGGGAGACTATTCCAGATATCGGGGATTATTCATTGAGGAATAAGAAGAAGAGGTTTGAGAGTTTTGTGCCGGTTCCGGATACTTTGTTGGAGAAAGCTAGACAGGAGCAGGAACATGTTACTGCATTGGATCCTAAAAGTAGGGCGGCTGGCGGAGCTGAGACGCCATGGGGGCAGACGCCAGTCACAGATTTGACTGCTGTTGGAGAAGGAAGAGGGACTGTTTTGTCATTGAAGTTGGATAGGTTGTCAGATTCGGTTTCTGGGTTGACTGTTGTTGATCCTAAAGGGTATTTGACTGATTTGAAGAGTATGAAGATTACTAGTGATGCAGAGATTTCGGATATTAAGAAGGCTAGGTTGTTGTTGAAGAGTGTTACACAGACGAATCCAAAACATCCCCCTGGTTGGATTGCTGCGGCAAGGTTAGAAGAGGTGGCAGGGAAGATTCAGGCGGCTAGGCTGTTGATACAAAAAGGGTGCGAGGAATGTCCTACGAATGAGGATGTCTGGTTGGAGGCTTGCAGGTTGTCGAATCCTGATGAAGCGAAGGGGGTTATTGCAAAGGGAGTTAAGAGGATTCCCAATTCCGTCAAGTTGTGGATGCAGGCTGCGAAATTGGAGAATGATGATTTTACTAAGCGGAAGGTTTTGTTGAAGGGTTTAGAGCATATCCCGGATTCTGTGAGGCTGTGGAAAGCAGCGGTGGAGTTGTGTAATGAGGAGGATGCTAGGACTTTACTTGGTAGGGCAGTGGAATGCTGTCCTTTGCATGTTGAGTTGTGGTTAGCATTTGCAAGGTTGGAGACGTATGAAAATGCGAGGAAGGTGTTGAATAGGGCGAGAGAAAAGTTGCCCAAGGAGCCAGCTATATGGATTACTGCTGCCAAGTTGGAGGAGGCAAATGGGAATACACCAATGGTTGGGAAGCTTATTGAGAGAGGTATTAGGGCTTTGCAGAGAGAAGGGGTGGTGATTGATAGGGAGGAATGGATGAAGGAGGCTGAGGCAGCAGAGAGGGCTGGTTCTGTGGCAACTTGTCAAGCGATTATTAAGAACACAATTGGAATTGGAGTCGAAGAAGAGGATAGAAAGCGAACATGGGTGGCGGATGCAGAGGAGTGTAAGAAGAGAGGGTCTATTGAGACTGCTAGAGCAATTTATGCGCATGCATTGACGGTGTTTTTGACTAAGAAGAGTATTTGGCTTAAGGCAGCGCAGCTTGAGAAGAGTCATGGCACAAGAGAATCCCTCGATGCATTGCTACGGAAGGCAGTTACTTACAGGCCACAGGCTGAAGTTCTATGGCTTATGGGCGCTAAAGAGAAGTGGCTTGCTGGAGATGTACCTTCTGCCCGAGCCATTCTTCAAGAAGCTTATGCTGCTATACCGAACTCCGAGGAGATTTGGCTTGCAGCATTTAAGCTTGAATTTGAGAATCATGAGCCAGAAAGAGCTAGAATGTTGCTTGCTAAAGCAAGAGAAAGAGGTGGTACAGAAAGAGTCTGGATGAAGTCTGCAATTGTAGAAAGAGAATTAGGCAATATCGAGGAGGAGAGGAAACTGCTGGATGAAGGGTTGCAGCGTTTCCCTTCATTCTTCAAACTGTGGTTGATGCTTGGGCAGCTCGAGGAACGTCTTGGTAATTTGGATAAAGCCAAGGAAATTTATGAGGCGGGTTTGAAGTCCTGCCCAAGTCATGTGCCTCTTTGGCTTTCTCTTGCTAACCTCGAGGAGAAAACAAATGGGCTCAGTAAAGCTCGAGCAGTGCTTACCATGGCAAGGAAGAAGAATCCTAAGAACCCTGAACTTTGGCTGGCTGCAATCCGTGCTGAATCAAGGCATGGGAATAATAAGGAAGCTGATAACTTGATGGCAAAAGCATTGCAGGAATGTCCCACCAGTGGCATACTTTGGGCAGCATCTATTGAGATGGCTCCTCGTGCTCAACATAAAAGCAAGAGCGCGGATGCAATTAAGAAATGTAGTCCTCATGATCCACATGTTACAACTGCTGTGGCCAAGTTGTTCTGGCGGGAAAGGAAGGTTGACAAAGCTAGGAGTTGGCTGAACAGGGCAGTTACCCTTGCCCCAGATATTGGAGATTTCTGGGCGTATTACTACAAATTTGAACTTCAGCATGGGACTGAGGAAGACCAGAAGGATGTCTTGAAGAGGTGCATTGCTGCAGAACCAAAGCATGGTGAAAAATGGCAAACGATTTCAAAGGCTGTGGAGAACTCTCACCAGCCTACTGAAGCAATCTTGAAGAAAGTGGTGGTTGTTCTTGGGAAGGAAGAGAGTGCTTCCGAAAATAATGACCATTAG